ttaatttggTTTTTGCAAATGCTACAGTTTGGCAAAGAAGCTGGAATAGAACACCGGTATTTCCTTAGTCGTGTTTTAAAGTGAATGGCATTGCTACCTGACCACCAACTCCAGTCACTGTGTTCCATCTCCACCCCACctctaaatattttttttgttggacacccccccccccctccctagACCTCTAGGCTAAGTATTTTCTTTGTTGGTTCCTTAATTGTTTTGCGTGCAAAATCTTCTTAAACACAAAAATCGCTGTTCCCATCGCAGCCCCGATTCACACACTTGGTGTTGACGACGAATAAATTCACTGTAACTGGTTCTCCCGTACCGAACGGGAAGGTGAGCGGGCAGTATGCATCCGCTCAGCGAGGCACGCCGAGCACTTTTGCGCTGCACGCTCGCTTCCAAACGTCAGGCTGTTGTAGTGTAGGGAGTGAAACCGTACGCAAGAGCCCCGGGCAAGAGCCCTGACGCAAGGTACGGAGTGAGTATGGTGTATAATATGTCTGAGACAAATCATTAAAAAACACACGAGTTGTGCATATGCGCTTGCTGTGCAGCATCAAATCAACTGATCAAGATATACTGGGAAACCATAGGAGGTAGGAAACCAAACTTAACGGTGCAGTGTTGGCGTTCACTATGCGATGAGTGACATAATGCATATGACAATCCCAACCTAAACCCATTACCTGAAGAAAAGCGGGATTAAATCCGGAATTTGATGAGGCTTGATAATTCTTAGTGGCTTCCTCTTTTCTTCAAACTCGTGATCAAGTCTAACTCTCCATCCAAACTCCGGTACGCGCCGTCAGGAAATTCAAGATTTACCACTGGCCTGTCGGCTGCCATCGTATGTTTGTACACAACTGTTTTGCGTGCGTATTACGTCATCAGTCTTTGCGTTTGTGTGACGTTGGCACAGCTGATTGACTGTGTATGTGTCTGGTCAACCTCCTACAAAAAGACGAACTGAGTTGTGAGTTGCTCTGGTTTAAAAGCCTACTTCAAGCGGTGTTCTGTTCCAGAAGAAATAATCTGCTTCTCCTTGCACCTTTATAATATCACTGGGAACGCTCATACTCCCAGAAACTTGCACTAACACCCCAAATCGGCGACATTTTTGCGGAAACTGCCTGGGACAAACATGGATTTCTGAAAACTGGTATACCGGAAGTCACTACCATGAAAATATTTAGCTGAATTCACCACCTACACTCAGCATAAATGCGATtggagtgacaactacaagatGGTCGAAGTCACTGCGAACATTACGAGGGGTTCGGTGTATCTCGCCGGAGAAACTTTAGAATGCAGAATCACATTCAGCAACCCAACGTGGAACAGCACAGTCGCAGGGTAGGTCTACATTACCGAAACCATAGCCACTAAGACAGGAGCGTGTGTTTATGTTACACGGTTTCATGTGACAAAATCGGTTAAATTCTATAATGAATTTTTAATGCACTAAATACACTTATGCTCTTTTCTGTAACGGGATCGCATGGAAATGTAACAGTACAATGTGGTCGGTTGTCAATAGATCTTAAACCCAATATGAAAGCCATTATTtaattaaggtgaagtactacgaattacgtcaaaattaagttgtggtgtcattttcttgaaactttgcacaaatattcttggaagttgtgcaagtgcaaaaataaaataaaaaatgggggtcaccacgctcgtttccatggaaacggacgttaaaatggcgtcgttagaaataaataaaaatgatataattcattgaaactaaagaaagcaattataaaaaggttagcaaatgagttaattttaataaataccaagacttaagatccatatctatcgaatgtatagttttcatgatgtttgtaaagaaatttttacataagtatcgattacaaaatgacgatatcgaaattatatcactacataattttcgaactttcttcctgtcgctttgaatggtgtcattttgaccaaacttggcgaataaaatcctgacataataccatttagtttacacttttaataaaagggtgtcaccacgctactttttacaatatctccaggtgaatgggtaatatgcgccatgttaatgggagagaaatgtgaatttttcgctcatgttgaataaaaaccagcttcctagggggtcaaaatatgacaaggttataggtcacatgtatttctaagagactgggtcaaaaaattgggtaaaagcgcaatttcaacaatgacaggtgatgttaaatacatgctacaaagaaactcatttgcgacaggctggagttaaatctgcgcagaaacgttctaaagcgtgtgcgcgtccgaattcgtcgccctttaccttaaaggGCCAGCACTGATCAGTTGACCAGCTGTAACCTGTGATGGCTTTATCACAACTTTTTGTTTTCTATGTCAACTTCACTTTCTTGTTCTATCTCTaaagcatattgagatacacattattcagcttgtcaactcagcctgtacttGTATAGATggcattgtcattgttgacaagtgatttctagtccagactataatcaaaatgtcaacaataacagtgaagtTTACATGTGTACACACTGTTGAAAAGCTGAAtatttggtgtttcaacatgcttttaagagtagaacaagaacttgatgttgacatacaaacaaaaatagttcaataaatcaaaagttacagccacttGCCCATTATTGTCAAGCTACAATGTCACCAATGATATATCCCTAAACCTTCCATGATTGATGGCTTTCTCTACAAAAATGCATGAAGAGGAGCCGCTGGTCACATGATAGCAGCTACTTCTTTTCAACTACACAGGAAGATCTCAATTCCTAGAAAATGCTCAAGTCAGCAGCCTTTGGGTACAAAGTTTGCAACTTCTGCATGCACCATAGCAATTGACTGGAGGAGTGGCAAAGAAGCCATACAAAAGACAACTCGTTTGGTCCCACTCATGATAAGATTCTGTTTCTGAATCCTCAGCAATGTAACTGCAGCTGAAGTGTCCCTGAGCTTGATTTGTTAATCATCcttaaatatttacatacataaaaCCTCTATTACACATCCAGTCATTTCAAAGTAATTATTGCATACAGTTAGCCTAATAAGATTGAGATATGAGAAACATCAAGGGGCTGCAGTTAGGTCATAACAAACAAATACTAAAGAGTACAAAATATCCTTCTTTTTTACAGACGAAATACAACATTAGCCTGGGCTAGTGCACAGTTacattgtcaatgtaacatcAGTGAAAGCCGAGTGGTATTGCCAAGACAACCCTCAAATGACATGTCCAACTCTAGCAATGACACTAGCTTTGTACCCAGTAGAGGTAGGTTTGAAAATGcagaaacaacaaaacacaaacgCTGTTTTTTAAAGAGTTTTAAGAAATTAAGTCCAGCGTACCTAGAGGAAGAGAGAAGACTTTGTAGAGTTAATTTCAAttatttaatttctttattcATTAAATTTATCCACTCTAAATACAGAAGTTAGCAGAGGTAGTGCATTCTTTCAGACTTGACCCTCTGTAACCTCACCAGAATAACCCTTATGTCAGGGTTAAGGCGTAAAAGGGTAAAGGTCCATTATATGTGTagcatatgaattttgattcaGTATTCTTGTCCAGTATCTTGTCCTACTCCCAAAAACCTGATGcaaaaaatgtttgttgttcaaCTTTTCAAATACTCTGTAATGTGTTCACTGCCCAATGAGGCGATATCATTTCTTACAAGTGAATGAGAATTCATTTTTAAGTGAAAAcaaattgcatattgtacacAGTGTGTTGTGCTTTCAAGTCTGAtactttttgactttgacaaCTTTTTGGAGAAGAAGATGTCCTTGTTTTCCTGAAAGACACTTTGAAAGCATtactaaaagttacagctggtGTTTTTGTAATCAACACAGCATTAACTAATAACATGGTGGTCATAGTCTGTGaagataaatataaataaataaactgatttTACTTATTGCCAAGTGTAGACCATTgagtccagtcatttcaaagtAATTGCAGTGTCAACGTTCTATTTTAttcctgtttttaattttcGTTGTCTCCTAAAAGACCAAGGTGCATTATCCCATACATTGGTGTTATCCCAGGAGCAGCTCCAAGGCAGTATGAGTGTGGATTTACAAACCTACAATCAACTTATTATCATCATAACCAAAGATTCATAGAATGTTTCTGTCAGCATAGCCTGCCCCGTGCAAGCTAGCTCTTTTATATTGGGGAACTTCGTCTTTATttcaattaaccctttgagcatcAAAGTCAATTTATGTTGCAGTTACAAAATATACTCCATTCaatgtttttagatttttgccaaactttttataaaaaactgtagccaaagaaatgtgatgtccattttgttcaaaattatcaaaaaaattacaggaaaattcataaaaaatggtaaaatgtttcacaaaaattttggcgggaaaaattacagttctCAAATGGTTAACAACTTTTCTTCTCAGGAGAGAGAGGTGTGACAGTCCTATCAACTCAGCCCAAGATATTGTTCTGTGATTTGATGTTGTCACCTGGTGAATCTAGAACATGTGAGTAAATCCAAGAATGTAAAAGTATTCTTTGTCAGGTTGTTCAACTTCTGAAACCTTCCTTGGTACAGCTAGGGGGTCCTTCAGTGATATATGGAATTTTGGGTCTGTAAAAACCATTGCTGTAATGAAATGTTTCAACAGTCATAATTCCTTGGAATGTTGATAAATGTGTGATTTTACATAGCTTGACAGTTGCACATTTCTGGCGAATTAAATTGCATGTTGATGACTGATGTACTGTTCAGATCTATTCAACATGACAATTTGCCTACAGTGTTCACTGTGGTCACACGTATGCTGCCATTCTGgacttttcatgtttttttcacttgaacaagtgaattctgccatttgcattttaaattagtACCCTTTTTTCATGTCAGTATGACTTTTATTTGACATATATTGCCAAGGCAGAACATGTCTGCCATGTCACAAAATGGTTTAGCTAGGAAGCAGTTGAGATAAAGGAGTTTCGCAACATGGAACGTAACATATGCCGATGGACAGTATACTACACAGAGCTACTCAGAAAGCCTGTCCTTTCAGTTTATAGTGAACAGTCAAACGTACAGCAAACTTATAGCTACTGCTGTCTATATTGGAAATAATGAGCATtttaatattgtttaaaaaaaaccatTACCAGTGCctctttttaaatttgaatttttcatgtGGTCATTAAATCATTTTCATCATTGGTACTTATAATGGATTGATAGAAAAAGGCAATTATGATGAAGATTTTTGTCACAGATAGACCATTTTACTGATGCGTATAGAAAGGAATGGAGAAGACTGGCATTGATTTATTAGTTTATAAGATCATGTCACTTGAGGGAATCATTTGCTAAAGCAATTATGttaacaaaaactgaaaattttgtttcattttttttcagtcatttaccAAGAGGTTATACCGAGAGATGCCCCACCATCTTACAAAGGCCAGTCAGTGAAATACTCATACAAGGTGACCATTGGGACACAGCGAGTGAACTCACCAACAAAATTACTGAGAGTTCCATTCAGAGTGCTTGTGGTGTATGGTATGTAGACATCATGAAATCTTTTTACATAAGGATTAATTTATGATTTGCCCATTGTTTTCAGTATTCTTCATGAAATGCAGTATATCATGAAATGTGGGTGTGATGTACGGCAAAGATGACTTGCTAAATTTGTCAGCAAGTCTGTGTGCTGTATTCATATGTACATGGTGCCCACATGGAATTAACAAGCTCTGTACATTTTTTAAGTTTCTCAGTTTAACACAATCAAATGTCATAGATTGACAAAATGCTCATGGCATGTATGGCATAAATGTACATACTAAAGTAACATCTAAAAGTGCAAGTTCAGTTCATTCAATAAAGTGCAAGTTCAGTTCATTCAATGTTACTGTTATATACGTCAGCGCCACGTATCCCACCAGGATGTACATTTTTATGTAGTCATTCTTCATTTCACAGACGGTGACAAAACAATTTGTAAGATTTTAGATACGGACCTAACATTGAGAGTTTGATCTGCCTGTGtacttgtgtacatgtacatgtgcttTAGGATTTTTACCACTGTGCCTTTTTAAAAGTACACAAAAATGGCATGATTAATTCTTTAGCTCATACTTTCATATGGTAAACCATGACAGGTTTAGGAGACACCAGTGTGTATGAAGAAAACATCAAACCAAGTAATCCATTCCTAGCTGAACGCAAGCAAGAAACCACCCTCCTAGACATGGCAATGCAAGTCATTTCAACAATAACCTCACGGAGAAACCCAAGTAAGAAATCAAGGACCTTTAAGTATATGTGGAATTAtgatttgttagtccccacggacaccgtccggggggacttataggtttggtcgtgtccgtgcgtgtgtgcgtgcgtccgtgcgtccgtccgttcacgcagatatctcagagatgcccatagtgatttcattcaaacttggtacaaggattacttcatatgtcatacagatgcacatcgatttgttttgtgatacgatccaatatggctgccaggcggccattttattacgattttttcatgtccagagccataattcaggcatgtttcaactgattttattcaaagttggtacaaggacattgaccaatgtcatagatatgcacgtcaattctttttgtgatacgatccaatatggctgccgtgcggccattttgttacgattttttcatgtacagagccataactcaggcatatctcaaccgattatattcaaacttggtacaaggacattgacctatgtcatacatatgcacatcaatttgtattgtgatacgatccaatatggccgccaggcagccattttattacgctTTTTTCAGGTacacagccataactcaggcatgtttctacagattttattcaaagttggtacaaggacattgaccaatgtcatagctatgcacatcaattttttttgtgatacgatccaatatggctgccgtgcggccattttgttacgattttttcatgtacagagccataactcaggcatatctcaaccaattttattcaaagttggtacaaggacatcaacctatgtcatacacatccacattgacttgttttgtgatacggtccaatatggctgccgtgtggccattttattacgttttttcatgtccagaaccataactcagacatgtatcaagcaaatttattcaacgttggtacaaggagattgaccaatgtcatacatatgcatgtaaatttgttttgtgatacgatccaatatggctgctgtgcggccattttgttatgatttttaccttctcgtgtctatttatagacagagaaggtattagagttgaaaaaccagtatgctggtgtcaactacttccgtctgtcaatacttccgtctgtcaagatccgttgacgtcatgccattgtgatgggtcatatcataaactggtgggggtgttcatggttcaggttgaggtgcagGAGAaagattttgagctgtgacaaaaatcaaaagggacttagcggcatagccacagtgttacatgtaagcctttctccaaggttcttagttgactacgatctattacagactactgagctgacgttaggggtactcactttgtgtttgctcactctgtgtgcgctagtgtttggtactgagttgcgtggatatcccctcatggcctcacgtgatatgggcctgttgcataatctgcagatgatcatatgcctctgagtctgaaaacggtcattgtgtaagcctgtcggcattttccttgcattttttctcattaaattttgcaaaatatcggcgagtacctcaatatttcaagataactctttcttcccaatcgtttcctggagtttcagagtcatatgaacgaaaatgagtgaaagttttagacaggaaaatcggacttcggccatgttcaatgtttacagtacaatcagaagtttatgtggaggaaataactaacaaacactattcatgatgcccgccctctagaggcagaccttcctatatgaagtaccacatttgatgcttgtggaaagcttgaccacacaaaggagcattttaacttttagaaaatgaca
This is a stretch of genomic DNA from Ptychodera flava strain L36383 chromosome 21, AS_Pfla_20210202, whole genome shotgun sequence. It encodes these proteins:
- the LOC139121783 gene encoding RAB6A-GEF complex partner protein 2-like, giving the protein MVEVTANITRGSVYLAGETLECRITFSNPTWNSTVAGRNTTLAWASAQLHCQCNISESRVVLPRQPSNDMSNSSNDTSFVPSRGERGVTVLSTQPKILFCDLMLSPGESRTFIYQEVIPRDAPPSYKGQSVKYSYKVTIGTQRVNSPTKLLRVPFRVLVVYGLGDTSVYEENIKPSNPFLAERKQETTLLDMAMQVISTITSRRNPNFYNITNAQGKVGRFCLFKPAYKISEDIIGTFDFSEATVSCLQFSVSLQSEENVSEECRRKPSQTSAITTYSKHQEFCLHTQKTHIQLPIPLHITPGFITDILCLKYHLHFEFITACQPLPDHVIPADQSESSSWQGQRNIEVDTMVWDLPVKILPTNPLQATSVSTARSTNSITV